gggcgggggcggggccgaaCGGAGGGCGACCTGGCGGGCGGCGGCGAGGAAGGGAGGCGGGCACTGGAGCGGGCGCGAAAGCGGGCGCAGGCGGCCGGCCATGATCGCGTCGTGCCTGTGTTACCTGCTGCTGCCGGCCGCGCGCCTTTTCCGCGCCCTCTCAGGTACCGGCCCTGTGTCCTGACGGGCGGGTGCCAGGCCCGGGCGTGCCTCGGCGGGGCCCCGCGGGGCCTGGGACGGCGTGCGTCGCGGGCGGCCTCACGACCACTTTCCCCCGGCAGTGCCAAGGTGTGGGGAGGCGGCCCTCGGCCCCGCCGTGCCTGTCCTGGACTAAACGAGGCCCGGGCCTGGCCGGCGAGCGTCGTGGGCGggcccctcctcacccctgtgaCCTGGAGGTGTCGGGCCACAGTTAACGTGAGGCGGCTTGGGGAGGGGCCAGAGCTGCCCTTCTCTGGCCCCGGGGTTGCGGAGAGGTTCCGGTCCCGCTGAGTCACTGCCCTGGGGGTCGGGGAGGGTTGGCCGCTCGGGGCCTAGGCTAATGTCCGAATTCTCTGTGGACAGGGGCCAGTCGGCCCTGGGGGCGGATCTGTGGACTGAAGACCTAGACGTACCTGTTTTTCCCCTGGGTCAACTCCACACTCACGTTTCCCAGCCGCCTCTCACCGGAGTCTGGTTGAAAAAACGGATGCTCAGAATCCAGAGGCACATTGAAACTTCGGCTTTGAAGCAATGTCCCGTGCGTTTAGAGATGTGGTGGGGTGGAGGCAGTGCCCAGCGGGTACTTAGAGAAGAGTTATTGTTTAACTTTGCCATGATCTGCCTGCGCTCCCCACTCCTGGGCTCTTATGAGACCATCAGTTACTCTGGGAGATCCCACAGAACCCCCAGACTTTTCTCTGGCATTTTAGGGAGCAGGACAGACCAAGAAGGACTTTTAGAAATAAGATGTCCAACTGTGTGCATTCTGTGCTTTTCCTTTCTGGAACTTTacacaatatgtgtgtgtgtgtttgtaatttctgttcctatatatttcatataaaacatttaatgtatgtatgtgtatgtttgtatctGCCACTAGAATGcgggctccaggagggcagggccatgtctgttttgctcactgtaTCTAGTGCTAGCATACTGCCCAGAATGCAGTAGTCACTCAGTTCGGGAATGTCTTGTGTGTAcatacttctcagaaatgaggAACTCCACAGAAGTCATTGTTTTCAGAGAACTAAGGCATATTCTTCTAACCATGTTGCTGTCATTTCTGGAGCTCTGCCAGTGTCCATAATGGCAGCCATAGTGACATATACTAGTCCAGAGGTTTCTAGACCAGTAGTCAGAGTTTTAGGTATGTCAGAGGAAGGgccgcctccccccacccacttGCACACAGCTATTAAAGTAGTCCCATTTGTATTTGTACATTTGGTTTctacagattttcttttaataaaagaattctGCTGCTGAAAaacaaaccaccaccaccaaccaaaACCTGCTGAGTTTGAAAACTAATAACCTCACACATATAAATCAAAGAACTTCTGCCATGCGATACACATAGAGGATGTTTCAAAGGGCAGGGAATTAATAAGTTCCTGAGACTAAGGCCAGCAACCCAGCCCATGGGTTTAGAGCAGGGTTTCCCAATCTCAGTACTGTTGACGTCTGGGCCTGGGTAGTCTCTTGCACTGTTAGGATATTCAGCAGTATCTTCATCCTATAACCACTAGATGCCAGTGTAGCATCCCCACAGTTGTGACGACCACTGTCTCCAGACAATGCAGAAATGTTCCCTgagggcaaaatcacccctggttgaaAAACCACGGGTTTGAGGGATGTAAATCCACATAGACCCTAAATAAGATAGTGTCTTTCAACGTTTGAACCATTTTGaagtttttcttgccttttaaaaaaaagagctgatAAAATAAATCTCTGGTGATTGAGGGTCATCATCATACATGTCACTTGTCCTATGCTAAAAATAAGTGACTTAGTGTGTGTTGGTGGGCGGAGGTTTTGTTTGCACCAAAATACTGTGCTTGGATTTTGGGGGCTCcagttttgtagtttttcccACCTGCTTTTTGCCTGTTGGCTGTCACTGTGGCTGCCGTAGCAGAGAGGCGGCAGCTGTCTCTTGCTGTCAGTTGTTGGCACCTTCCGATGTACAGCCGCTAGAGTACTATGGAATGGGAAAGATGATAATGAAGTCTGTGAAGATTTATGAGTAGAATAAATAGATTTGAGAAGAGGACCCAGGGCCTTTGCTAAGAGAGAGATTGTACAGATTTGAGACACCTTTTTGTCTACTTTAGGCCTTTTTCTTTTAGAATGCATTCATAGATTAGTGGCTTTATAGAACTAGAAAAGCTCTTGGGGATTATCTAGTTCAAACTTCccttgtcctcattttacagtcaAGAGTGAGTCCATCTCACTAGGGccattgtccaaggtcacatagctttgTTAATTTCAGTGCTAGGCCATAACCCACAGTTCTGACTCATGGTCAAGTGCTGGTTCCAGTGTAATGCGGCTCTTAGAACCAGAGAGTTGACGTTAATAGGAATCTTAACCTCCAGATAAAAGGAGTGTGGTTGTATGTGACCATCGCTGTCCTAGATTATGCGGGATAGCCATTCTTTCATTCACACATGAATATTTATCAGATCCCTACTATATGAATTAGTTGATACTTGTagagcatttagaacagtgcctggcacatagtaagcactttgCTCTGATGATGAGGATGTTCCAGGCACTAAAATGGGCAGGCTCAGTGATGGTACAGTGATGAGCAAGGTGGACATGATTCTTGCTTGTATGAGACTTACTAGAAGTTGGGAGAAGAGCATGGGTTGGGTGATGCTGTCATCTTATAACATGGTATCTTGGCTTTCTTCTTAGATGCTTTCTTCACATGTCGAAAAAATGCCTTCCTGGCGAAGAGCTCGTCCCCCCAGGTAGACGGCGACTTTGCCATGGCCCCTCGGGGCCCCGACCAGGAGGAGTGTGAGGGCCTGCTGCAGCAGTGGCAAGAAGAAGGGTCAAGCCAGGCACTCTCAACTGTGAGCGAGGGTCTGCTTGTAGATAAGGGAGTAGCCGAGAGCAGCCTGGCGCACCTGATGGATAATCCTGGAGAACAGGATGCTGCTTCAGAAGACAAGTGGTCCAGCAGGCAGCTGAGTGACCTGTGGGCAGCAGAGAACCTGGAGGAGTCTTTCCCTGAGGTGCTAGGAGGGGAGCCACTGCCAGAGGTCGAGGGCCCAATGTGGGCAGAAGTCCCGGTGCAGACTGGCCCCCAGTATGCAGACTGTGCTGTCCTCCCAGTGGGTGCCCTGGCTGCAGAGCAGTGGGAGGAGGACCCCGCAGTTGTGGCCTGGAGCATAGcaccggagcctgtgccccaggaAGAGGCTCCCATCTGGTCCTTTGAGGGCCTGGGGCAGTTGCAGCCTCCCCCAGTGGAAATCCCATATCATGGTGAGTCTGACAACCGGCTGGGTGAGCCGGGGCAGCAGGTTGTCTCGGATGTGCACACAGTCACTGCTAAAGTTCTCTTGTGTGGAGCTCTGCTGCTGCATTCTGTTTTTCTGAGACTCCTGCAGTGGCAGATCCAGAGGGGCCTTAGAGAGCATTTCATCCAGCCCCGTGGCCTTTCAGATGAAGTGATCACGGCACAGAGAGGTAGCAGGACATGCCTAAAGTCACATAGCTAGGTAGTGGCAGAACTGAAAGCAGACCATAGCTCTGATTCTCTACATTATTGGTTCTCTGGAGGTGACCTGGGGTAGCGGTGGAGAGTGCTTAGGGCTCCATTCTCTGCCTCGACCAGGATGACTCCATTTTTATCTGTGTTATATGTCAGGCTTCCATTAGACTTTGGAGAGCGAGTGCTGTGGCTCACATAGGTTTGAACTCCACTCTGCAGCTCCCTGCTCGAGGGCACATGGGAGACACATTATGGTTTCTGGCTCTGTAGGCATTTTCAGGTTTAGAGGTCAGAAAACACCCAAGGCTGAGATTACTCTAGAAATGTCTTTAATCTCAGATGACTGTTAAGCACATTCATCTGAGTGATTCCCCAGAGACCCATGGATTTATCAGAAGTGAGAAATTGTTGGCCATATTTAGTGAACTTGTACTAggtgccaggtactatgctaggtACTAGGGATACAGTGATGAACAGGCCAAGATTATCTTAGGCTTTGTGGAGTTTATTGTCTCATCTGAGAATGTCCTTAGAGTGTTGTTCAAATCACCACAGAAAGGGATGAATGAcagggaaaatgaaaaaaggaactcGTCGCAGTATCATGGAGTCAGGAGTGGAGATGGTGGGCCCTGTGAATAACATGGACTTACCATGGACCTCTTCTTCCCGACACCTTTGCAGAAATCTTGTGGCGAGAATGGGAGGATTTCTCCACTCAGCCAGATGCTCAGGGCCTGGAGGCGGGGGATGGCCCTCAGTTCCAGTTCACTCTGATGTCCTATAACATCCTGGCTCAGGACCTGATGCAGCAGAGCTCAGAGCTCTATCTGCATTGCCATCCAGACATCCTCAGCTGGAACTACCGCTTTGCGAACCTCATGCAGGAATTCCAGCACTGGGACCCCGATGTGAGTGAAGATGGGGAGATGTGCCATCCTGCATTTGCCCTGGACCCTGGCTGTCCCAATGCTCTTAGAAAATGAATTGAACCCCACAGCTGTTCATATGATTGGCCTCCTGCCTAGGACTGGTGCTTGCCTGCCTGGTGTAATGAGTTTGGGGCAGATGCTAAGAAGACTGTCCGTGGGTGCACACTTTCTAGCACCTTTGTGCAGGCAGGGAGACGTGAGGGATTCAAGGAGCAGGAAGATCCAGCGCATGTATCTGATCTCAGCTTAACTCTGGGCCTGTTGTTGCTGGTAGTGGCTATCAGGGAAGAGTCAGCACCAGGGGAAGTTTCAGTGTGACCCAGCCTGAGACCCACAGCAGCTTCCCATGTGGCTTCAGTGCCTGCTCCTGGGGTGGGAGTCGTACTCCAGGGCCCTCCATTACTCTGGAGTGATTGGATTCCTTGTCATTTCCCAGATCTTGTGTCTCCAGGAAGTCCAGGAAGACCATTACTGGCAGCAGCTGGAACCCTCTCTGAGAATGATGGGTAATGCCGCTCCCTGGCACGTTTGCCAGTCTTTCTTCCTGCAGCCCTGTCTGCTCTCTCCTGAATGCACTGTATCTTTCTTTCATCTCAGTAAACCCTCAGTCTCATCTGTGAGCTAGCTTCTTTGTGTGGGTGAGGAGAGTCCTGAAGTTTTAGAGCAATTCTgacatatatttccatttaatcCTTGAAGTAACCAACCCTGTGAGGCtgaatattattatccccattttacagtgcggaaactgaggttcagaaaatttgtgtgactagctcaaggtcacaaagctataATATGAAACTCATAGGTTGTGGAGCCTGGACTCCAGCTTGTCTGACCCTAGAGTCCATGCTTTTCCTGTCAGGTTATTGCTTCATACCCTTCTGTCCCTTCTTCCCCTTCTAGCCACTCAGTCATGTGGTTACAACTGTAAGGGAGCCTCTGCAGAACCAAGGAATCGGCAAGGGCAAGGACTCCCCTTATTGAACTGCAGGAGCAATGCATTAGGCACACATGCCTGGGCTACTGCCACTGGGTAGAGGGACCCTAACCCATCTTCAAGGACTCTGACCCATCTCCTTGGTGGGGTGTTCCTTGCAGGCTTTACCTGTTTCTACAAGAGGAGGACCGGGTGTAAGACAGATGGCTGTGCTGTCTGCTACAAGCCCACGCGATTCCGTCTGCTCTGCGCCAGCCCTGTGGAGTACTTTCGGCCTGGCTTGGAGCTCCTCAATCGGGACAATGTGGGCTTAgtgttgctgctgcagccactagtCCCAGAAGGCCTGGGGCAAGTCTCAGTGGCCCCCTTATGTGTGGCAAATACTCACGTCCTGTACAACCCACGTCGGGGCGATGTCAAGCTAGCCCAGATGGCCATTTTCTTGGCTGAAGTGGACAAGGTGGCCAGGTTGTCAGATGGCAGCCACTGCCCCATCATCTTGTGTGGGGACCTGAATTCTGTCCCTGATTCACCTCTTTACAACTTCATCAGGGATGGAGAACTCCAGTACCATGGGATGCCGGCCTGGAAGgtgaaatgggagaggccactgtGGGGTTGGCTTAGGGAGAGATTTTGGTGTTGGCATCTGGTGTTGCTTCTGTGGCAGGGACCTCAGTTACACCTGTTCTGGCTTCCTCTGGCTTTTTCTTGTTCTATTGATATCTGGTACCCAAGCCTGGAAGTTAGGAGCTCGTGAGTGCCTTTGGTATATTGGAATCCTTTCAGTTTTTATCATTAACTTATGTTTAATTTAcaagtacataaatatatatgtaagtgCATGTAAGTACACAAGTGCATCCCCTTAAGGattcagacattttaaaataagaccaAAGCCCCCTTTATTACCTACATTTCCCACGTCTCCACTTAGAGTCAAGTAATAACTGTTCAAAGTTTGGTGGTGTTCTTCCAGGTCATTTTCTATGCATTTGCAGTAGTATCTAAGCTGTTGTGATGATGTAATTATAAtctacatttattaagcacttactgtgtgccaggtgctattttaagcactttacatgtattaattcattaattttcacaatttctatcattccttccattttataaatgaaaaagctaAGGTGTAGAGAAGTTAGGCAATTTGCTTACTCTAGTTTTTGCAGGTAgtgagtggtggagccaggatttgtaACCAGGTAGTCTGGCCCCAGAGCTCTTGCCCTCCAATACTATGCTGTGATTGCTTCTAACAGCTGGTATATAATGTactgtgtgtgtttataaatgtgatatattatgtatatttcattttgtagcttgttttttttcactcaacaatgTACATATGTATCTGTCTCATTCCTTTTAACTGCTGAATGTTTATAACCTAGGTATCTTATAGTTTTATTGTAGTTTATTTAGCCCTACTGAGGAGCACTCAGCTTGTGCTGATTTCTTTACATGTCACTTAATCTCCTTGTTCCTCTCTTTTGCCCCTGCTGATCCAATTTGTTGCTTAACTTTTGGCAAGGCACAGGAgagaaaagacataaaatgaCTGAATTATTGTTGAGCACTTTGGGCTTTTATTTTAATGAGGTTACTCAAGTGCCAGCGATGTCCTGGTTGCTACATGCGCAGAGAAAGGCATTATCCTGCCAGGAAGCTGCTGTTATGAAGGGGCTCAGGGAATGGGAAGAAGAATTTACTAAGTGCCTACCACGTGACAGCTGCCGTTAAGCATAGTGATTAAGAGCACCATCTTGAAGCCAGATAGTCCTGCGTTCAGATGCCTGCTCTgccaccttgggcaagttacttcacttccGTAAGCCCCATTTGCCTCGTCATACACTGGGGATATAATGGGACCTACTTCAGAGGGTTTTCTTTGGTGGATTACATAAAATAATGCACACAGTGTTTTCCAGTTTCTGCTTCAAAGGAAGCAGTCAGTAACTGGTAGTAGTTATGGTTACCAGGATTCTTAATTGTATGTGGTATTATTATCCCATTCAATAGTAGAGCATGTTGAACCTAAGAGAgttaactaacttgcccaaagtcacacagttagtaaatgGCCATTAAATTGAAGGTGTGTTTTACTTCTGATGGCATTCTGAAAATGTGTGTCCTCGAGGGGCAGAGAGATTGTGTCTGTCACTGCTCTCTCCCCAGCACTTAGCTAGTGTTTTGCACATAGTTggcattcaaatatttgttgttgttaaatgaaataaagggGGTTTTGCTACACACGTTGGAGATACGCAGATGACTGATGTTGCCGAATGTTTCCCCTACTACGTTCTGTCCGTTCCCAGGCTGCTCATTGGCTTTGACCGAGGATGGTGACGTAGATACGGTAAAGTGCTTTGGTGAATTTCCCATTTGGTTTGACCCCGTGGTTTCCCACTAATAGGCTTAAGATGCTAGACTTTGATCCAGAAGATCCAAAGATCAGGATAAACCTTTTCCCACTGCAAATTAAAGCCCCTGAAAGTTGACATTCCCTGGGCAGAGTAGTGTAGATTTTTCTGAGCTGAAATTTAGGGGACCATATGTTCATATAGTTCTGTTCTCTTTGACTCACATACCTCACTCTCTTAACCCCTTATTCCTGTCTCATAGATATTTCAGTGTttctagtaaaaaaaataaaataatggttttaAATAGCtccttatttttaactttcccCTGAGACTTATGTGTTTTGCTTGTGTTACGTACCTAGtatgtgactctgtgtgtgtgtgtgtgtgtgtgtgtgtgtgtgtgtgtgtgtgtgtatgtttgtctgCATGTCCCAAAACATGGGCTATTTCCTTTTTCCATCTCAGATTCCTTATTCCCATCTGCTCTTTCCTTGTAGGTATCTGGACAGGAAGACTTCTCCCATCAGCTTTATCAGAGGAAGCTGCAGGCCCCACTATGGCCCAGCTCCCTGGGCATCACTGATTGCTGTCAGTATGTCACCTCCTGTCACCCCAAGAGATCCGGTAAGCACATGCCACATTCTTGGTTGGTTGTCCCTCCATGCCCATTTTTCAGTGACAAGAGAAAGTGTAATTCCCTCAGTTCTCTTAGCacgttcctttgtttttttcattgtCCTCCTCATGGTCacccaatgaaatggacaactttAAATCATAGCCATTGGAAAATCTCCTTGTCTTCAGAGCCAGACTTCCTCTGTGTCCCTACTTGTAAGCTTCTTGGTATTAAGGAAGTCTCAGCATGTGGCTCCTCTTCCTGTCTTTCACTGTATGGCTTTTCCTGGTTTACAGAGAAACGTAAGTATAGCCGAGACTTCCTGCTACGTTTCCGCTTCTGCAGCATCGCCTGTCAGCGACCTGTAGGACTGGTTCTTATGGAAGGAGTGACAGATACTAAGCCAGGTAATGGGAACTAAGCTTGTTCCCTAACTTGTTCCAACTAAGCTTGGTCCTCTTTCCTCTGCACCTCTGATATTTGTCAGTTATGTGGTTTCTTAGTCTTTTCTAGGTATAATTCTTAGAGATCAGCTTCTGGTAATAAGTATGCTTAGGAGGAAGGTCAGTGGAGTTCACCGGCCATGTGCAGTGTGTTCAGAACATGGACCAGGAAtcaagagacctgggttctaacTAGCTCTGAGACCTTGAGTAAGCCACAAGC
Above is a genomic segment from Pseudorca crassidens isolate mPseCra1 chromosome 1, mPseCra1.hap1, whole genome shotgun sequence containing:
- the ANGEL1 gene encoding protein angel homolog 1 isoform X1; protein product: MIASCLCYLLLPAARLFRALSDAFFTCRKNAFLAKSSSPQVDGDFAMAPRGPDQEECEGLLQQWQEEGSSQALSTVSEGLLVDKGVAESSLAHLMDNPGEQDAASEDKWSSRQLSDLWAAENLEESFPEVLGGEPLPEVEGPMWAEVPVQTGPQYADCAVLPVGALAAEQWEEDPAVVAWSIAPEPVPQEEAPIWSFEGLGQLQPPPVEIPYHEILWREWEDFSTQPDAQGLEAGDGPQFQFTLMSYNILAQDLMQQSSELYLHCHPDILSWNYRFANLMQEFQHWDPDILCLQEVQEDHYWQQLEPSLRMMGFTCFYKRRTGCKTDGCAVCYKPTRFRLLCASPVEYFRPGLELLNRDNVGLVLLLQPLVPEGLGQVSVAPLCVANTHVLYNPRRGDVKLAQMAIFLAEVDKVARLSDGSHCPIILCGDLNSVPDSPLYNFIRDGELQYHGMPAWKVSGQEDFSHQLYQRKLQAPLWPSSLGITDCCQYVTSCHPKRSEKRKYSRDFLLRFRFCSIACQRPVGLVLMEGVTDTKPERPAGWAEPVIEEDISEPEPDFPRTVGTIQHCLHLTSVYTHFLPQHGRPEVTTMPLGLGMTVDYIFFSAESCKNGNRTDRRLCHDGTLKLLGRLSLLSEEILWAANGLPNPFCSSDHLCLLASFEMEVTAL
- the ANGEL1 gene encoding protein angel homolog 1 isoform X2; amino-acid sequence: MIASCLCYLLLPAARLFRALSDAFFTCRKNAFLAKSSSPQVDGDFAMAPRGPDQEECEGLLQQWQEEGSSQALSTVSEGLLVDKGVAESSLAHLMDNPGEQDAASEDKWSSRQLSDLWAAENLEESFPEVLGGEPLPEVEGPMWAEVPVQTGPQYADCAVLPVGALAAEQWEEDPAVVAWSIAPEPVPQEEAPIWSFEGLGQLQPPPVEIPYHEILWREWEDFSTQPDAQGLEAGDGPQFQFTLMSYNILAQDLMQQSSELYLHCHPDILSWNYRFANLMQEFQHWDPDILCLQEVQEDHYWQQLEPSLRMMGFTCFYKRRTGCKTDGCAVCYKPTRFRLLCASPVEYFRPGLELLNRDNVGLVLLLQPLVPEGLGQVSVAPLCVANTHVLYNPRRGDVKLAQMAIFLAEVDKVARLSDGSHCPIILCGDLNSVPDSPLYNFIRDGELQYHGMPAWKVSGQEDFSHQLYQRKLQAPLWPSSLGITDCCQYVTSCHPKRSERPAGWAEPVIEEDISEPEPDFPRTVGTIQHCLHLTSVYTHFLPQHGRPEVTTMPLGLGMTVDYIFFSAESCKNGNRTDRRLCHDGTLKLLGRLSLLSEEILWAANGLPNPFCSSDHLCLLASFEMEVTAL